The window ATTAGATAACGCCCCGCTGGAAAGCATTGTTGAGAACGTCACCTCTTACCAAAAGAATGACAGTAAAATCATCTATTCAGAGCAGGTCAAACGCCCAGTAATCATTACCAGCTGCTATACCGGAATGGGTACGGCGCAGCGAATACAGACATTGCTGGAAGACAGTATTCCGAAAGAAGCAGGGGTGGATGTTATCGCCTATGACCACCAGCTACTGCTTTCAGAGTCCTCCCGCCAGTCACTGTCTCAGTTCTATGACATTATTGCTGTTGTCGGAACAGCTAATCCGGATATCCCCTTTATTCCCTATATTTCATTGGATGACCTGATCAGCGGCCGGGGTGATGTTCGCCTGGAAACGGTTTTCCAGGGCATTGCTGATACCGATATGATTCAGACCATCAACGACAGATTGGTACATAACTTTTCGCTCAAGCGGGTCATCGCTCAGTTGACGATTCTGGATACCGGAAAAATCCTTGAGCACCTTGATATCTGTATCAGTACTCTCGAAAGATTACTCAAAAAACGCTTAGCCAATGAGACGAAGATTAACCTGTATGTCCATGCCAGCTGCATGCTGGAACGTTTGATTCGTCAGATTCCTCTTGAGAACTACCCGGCACAGCAGACGCTTAGTCAAAGTGATAAAGAAACACTGTGCATGATTCAGGATGCCTTTAGTGTCATAGAAGATACCTATAGTGTCACCATTCCGTTCAGCGAAATCGGCTATATTTACGATATCATAAAATCAAATTAATCCTTTAAAATCATAATAATGTATTAACCCTCCCCTCTCACCTCCTTCCGCTTTGACATTAGCTGGCATGATTCCTGCTATCTCAATTCAGTCTCATCATTTATGGCGACACCTGTAGTGTCGTCACTCATTGTGGAGCATGGAGCGGTATGCGTAAGTTTTTGTTCGCCAGTCATGGCAGATTTGCTGATGGAATCAGGGATTCACTGGAAATGGTCGTGGGTAAAAATGAAGATATTTCCACGCTGTGTGCCTACACCGAGGATGTGCCTGATATCAAACTCAGCGTACAAAAATTCATGAGCACGTTGGGCAGCCAAGATGAAGCCATTGTGATCACCGATATCTCTAAGGAAGGTGCGAACAAGTTCCTGATATGAGATCATCATATTCATCCGGAGCGCATCCCAGAGGGACATC of the Citrobacter freundii genome contains:
- a CDS encoding PTS sugar transporter subunit IIA, producing MRKFLFASHGRFADGIRDSLEMVVGKNEDISTLCAYTEDVPDIKLSVQKFMSTLGSQDEAIVITDISKEGANKFLI